In one Mucilaginibacter ginsenosidivorax genomic region, the following are encoded:
- a CDS encoding YicC/YloC family endoribonuclease yields the protein MTGYGIASFDSGNTKYTVEIKSLNSKFLELSLRLPKIFSEKEFQLRNDCSKLIERGKVNLSINVEQVNASVKAAGIDKVLLKHYYQQLKDVSVELNEPAANLMQLALGLPEVVKYDEETVSEDEWKQVEKTFQQAMAAFQQFRADEGNVLENDVKYRIGIILKNLELVELEDPKRVPLIRERLNTFLAEATNREAIDQNRFEQELIYYIDKLDITEEKIRLKTHCEYFIETLKNADANGKKLGFISQEIGREINTLGSKANDANIQKLVVGMKEELEKIKEQLLNVL from the coding sequence ATGACAGGGTATGGAATTGCCAGTTTTGATTCGGGTAATACTAAATACACCGTTGAAATTAAATCCCTGAACAGTAAATTTCTTGAACTTTCGCTTCGTTTGCCTAAAATTTTCTCTGAAAAGGAATTTCAGCTGCGTAACGATTGCAGTAAACTGATTGAGCGTGGTAAGGTAAACTTATCTATCAATGTAGAGCAGGTTAACGCCTCTGTAAAAGCAGCCGGTATTGATAAAGTATTGCTTAAGCACTATTATCAGCAACTTAAGGATGTAAGCGTTGAGCTTAACGAGCCCGCCGCCAACCTGATGCAACTTGCCCTGGGCTTGCCCGAAGTTGTTAAATACGATGAGGAAACCGTATCTGAAGATGAGTGGAAACAGGTTGAAAAAACCTTTCAGCAGGCCATGGCCGCTTTTCAGCAATTCAGGGCTGATGAAGGCAATGTGTTGGAGAATGATGTAAAATACCGCATTGGTATCATCCTTAAAAACCTTGAACTGGTTGAACTGGAAGACCCTAAACGGGTACCGCTGATTCGCGAAAGGCTGAATACTTTCCTGGCCGAAGCCACCAATCGTGAAGCCATTGACCAAAACCGTTTTGAGCAGGAGCTTATTTATTACATAGATAAGCTGGATATCACCGAAGAAAAGATCCGCCTTAAAACTCACTGCGAGTATTTTATCGAAACCCTTAAAAATGCTGATGCCAATGGCAAAAAGCTGGGCTTTATTTCGCAGGAGATAGGCAGGGAAATAAATACCCTTGGCTCAAAAGCCAACGATGCCAATATCCAAAAGCTGGTAGTAGGCATGAAGGAAGAATTGGAAAAAATTAAAGAACAACTGTTAAACGTATTATAG
- the gmk gene encoding guanylate kinase — protein MSQNGKLIIFSAPSGAGKTTIVHHLLSIIPELEFSISATTRQARGDEQDGKDYYFISLAEFTHRIAKKQFVEFEEVYTGTFYGTLRAEIERIWAKGKTVIFDIDVEGGLHLKRKYDGQALAIFVQPPSLEVLIERLTGRGTDSEEKLKERFAKAEKELKYAPQFDIILKNYDLETACKEAEGLVRNFISPPAP, from the coding sequence ATGAGCCAAAACGGTAAACTCATCATATTTTCGGCACCATCGGGTGCTGGTAAAACTACAATAGTACACCACCTGCTGAGTATAATTCCCGAGCTGGAGTTTTCCATTTCGGCAACTACCCGGCAGGCCCGGGGCGATGAGCAGGACGGCAAGGATTATTACTTTATTAGCCTGGCCGAATTTACACACCGTATTGCCAAAAAACAGTTTGTTGAATTTGAAGAAGTTTACACCGGTACATTTTACGGCACCTTGCGCGCCGAAATTGAGCGCATCTGGGCAAAAGGTAAAACGGTGATTTTTGATATCGACGTGGAAGGTGGCCTTCACCTGAAACGTAAATACGATGGGCAGGCGTTGGCTATCTTTGTTCAGCCTCCATCATTAGAGGTTTTAATTGAGCGTTTAACCGGCCGGGGTACCGATAGCGAAGAAAAATTGAAAGAACGCTTTGCCAAAGCCGAAAAAGAACTAAAATACGCTCCCCAGTTTGATATTATCCTTAAAAATTACGATCTTGAAACGGCTTGCAAAGAAGCAGAAGGATTGGTGAGGAACTTTATTAGCCCCCCGGCCCCCTAA